The following coding sequences lie in one Hyalangium ruber genomic window:
- a CDS encoding DMT family transporter — protein MSGRNLIRLGVLACIWGASFLLIKLALGGLSPIQIVLGRLTAGAVVLLIVALSQRKTLPREPTFWLHLTVMALVANIIPFFLFGWGQLRISSSLAGVLNATTPLFTMILAGLFLPEERFSSARISGLLLGFVGVAVIINPWHSGQAMDSIAGQLACLGAAVCYGVSFVYARKFITGRRLAPVALSAGQISLAALLLWIAAPGIARGEMNLTPVVVGSVGILGAIGTGVAYLLVYRLVEETGATSASLVTYVIPIVAVTLGVLVLDEPLSWRLFAGAGLVITGVVLAEGRLKGFLSVASR, from the coding sequence ATGTCCGGTCGCAACCTCATCCGGCTCGGCGTCCTGGCGTGCATCTGGGGCGCGAGCTTCCTCCTGATCAAGCTCGCCCTGGGCGGGCTGAGTCCCATCCAGATCGTGCTCGGGCGGCTGACGGCGGGGGCAGTGGTGCTCCTGATCGTGGCGCTCAGCCAGCGAAAGACCCTGCCGAGGGAGCCCACCTTCTGGCTCCACCTGACGGTGATGGCGCTGGTGGCCAACATCATCCCCTTCTTCCTCTTCGGATGGGGCCAGCTTCGGATCTCCTCGAGCCTGGCGGGGGTGCTCAACGCCACCACTCCCCTCTTCACGATGATCCTGGCCGGGTTGTTCCTTCCGGAGGAGCGCTTCTCCTCCGCCCGGATCAGCGGCTTGCTGCTGGGGTTCGTCGGGGTGGCGGTGATCATCAACCCCTGGCACTCGGGCCAGGCCATGGACTCCATCGCCGGACAGCTCGCATGCCTCGGAGCTGCGGTCTGCTATGGCGTGAGCTTCGTCTACGCCCGGAAGTTCATCACGGGGCGTCGCCTCGCGCCCGTCGCGCTCTCGGCCGGGCAGATCAGCCTGGCGGCCCTCCTCCTCTGGATTGCAGCGCCAGGGATTGCACGAGGCGAGATGAATCTCACGCCGGTCGTGGTCGGGAGTGTCGGAATCCTCGGCGCCATTGGCACCGGCGTCGCCTACCTCCTCGTCTACCGGCTGGTGGAGGAGACCGGGGCCACCAGCGCGTCCCTGGTCACCTACGTCATCCCCATCGTCGCTGTCACGCTGGGGGTGCTCGTCCTGGACGAGCCCCTGAGCTGGAGGCTGTTCGCCGGGGCGGGGCTGGTCATCACGGGCGTCGTGCTGGCCGAGGGGCGGCTGAAGGGGTTCCTGAGCGTTGCATCTCGGTGA
- a CDS encoding asparagine synthase-related protein, whose translation MAAQLSPQAAGGKGSAFGALQVGFNAGAVDDSWEAHVQDFGERVFVWSGELLNRRELAYVLMARNPSLAQASDLELVHALVDFLGLEALQLVEGRFALLVFDKRQGKVVAARDALGLMPLMFFAVPGGVVFTTEAKAFRSGVLGPLVLKPLAAFDSSAELPDDFSMFENVRKVAPGGWVEFSVKGIQTGAGRYFRIHRPGSLTGSVEAVSARLKQLVEQSLDECTQGWGASGQLGVSLSGGLDSSLVASLAVRRQKGTRTFSVGTELANEFPEARVAARFAGSEHQEHEVRSATIIHGIVNAVFYNELFDSLSAEIASPLYLLYQSIEGRADVLLTGYGADLLFAGVCPPEIGPEQANAYLFGLVSRTLWTGEFSPFLASRFGLLVRNPYWNSRLMAFALSVPGRMKLQGQEVKKVLRDLSFREGWLPHEVAYRTKIGVHEGSGANAIFARYLGLSNVRDYRAKDRFVHAVFRELFIGRREVEELDLDRLRAEAC comes from the coding sequence ATGGCCGCTCAGCTCAGCCCCCAAGCCGCGGGGGGGAAAGGCTCCGCCTTTGGCGCCCTGCAGGTGGGGTTCAACGCGGGCGCGGTCGACGACTCATGGGAGGCGCACGTCCAGGACTTCGGCGAGCGCGTCTTCGTCTGGTCGGGTGAGTTGCTGAACCGGCGAGAGCTGGCCTACGTGCTGATGGCGAGAAATCCGTCCCTGGCACAGGCCTCGGACCTCGAGCTCGTCCACGCGCTCGTGGACTTCCTGGGCCTGGAGGCGCTCCAGCTGGTGGAGGGGCGCTTCGCCCTGCTCGTCTTCGACAAGCGACAGGGGAAAGTGGTGGCGGCCCGGGACGCGCTCGGCCTCATGCCCCTGATGTTCTTCGCCGTGCCCGGTGGGGTCGTCTTCACCACCGAGGCCAAGGCCTTCCGGTCGGGCGTCCTGGGCCCCCTGGTGCTCAAGCCCTTGGCCGCGTTCGACTCGAGCGCTGAGCTCCCGGATGACTTCTCCATGTTCGAGAACGTGCGGAAGGTCGCGCCGGGCGGCTGGGTGGAGTTCTCGGTGAAGGGTATCCAGACGGGAGCGGGGCGATACTTCCGCATCCACCGTCCGGGCTCGCTCACCGGCAGCGTCGAGGCGGTGAGCGCCAGGCTCAAGCAGCTCGTCGAGCAGAGCCTCGACGAATGCACCCAGGGATGGGGCGCGAGCGGCCAGCTGGGCGTGTCGCTGTCGGGCGGCCTGGACTCGAGCCTCGTGGCTTCGCTCGCGGTGCGGCGGCAGAAGGGAACGCGAACCTTCTCGGTCGGGACGGAGCTGGCCAACGAGTTCCCGGAGGCACGGGTCGCGGCCCGGTTCGCCGGCTCGGAGCACCAGGAGCACGAGGTCCGCTCCGCCACCATCATCCACGGCATCGTCAATGCCGTCTTCTACAACGAGCTGTTCGACTCCCTCTCCGCGGAGATCGCCTCTCCGCTCTACCTGCTGTACCAGAGCATCGAGGGCCGCGCGGACGTCCTGCTCACCGGGTACGGCGCCGACCTCCTCTTCGCGGGTGTATGCCCACCGGAGATCGGCCCCGAGCAGGCGAACGCGTACCTCTTCGGCCTCGTCAGCAGGACCCTGTGGACGGGGGAGTTCTCCCCGTTCCTCGCGTCCCGCTTCGGGCTCCTGGTGAGGAATCCCTACTGGAACTCCCGCCTGATGGCGTTCGCGCTGTCGGTGCCGGGGCGCATGAAGCTTCAGGGCCAGGAGGTCAAGAAGGTCCTCCGGGACCTTTCGTTCCGAGAGGGCTGGCTTCCGCACGAGGTGGCGTACCGGACGAAGATCGGAGTCCACGAGGGCTCCGGCGCCAACGCCATCTTCGCCCGCTACCTCGGGCTCTCCAACGTGCGCGACTACCGCGCGAAGGACCGCTTCGTCCATGCGGTCTTCCGTGAGCTCTTCATCGGCCGCCGGGAGGTGGAGGAGCTGGACCTGGACCGCCTGCGCGCGGAGGCGTGCTAA
- a CDS encoding enoyl-CoA hydratase/isomerase family protein has protein sequence MESILREELDQGVLVLTFHSAGPHNPVSRALERAIIAACKRAEEDESVHAVVLWGGPERSFSAGGDFNEVKNLAGGPEVKAWIEGTLELYRSILDLTKPTVAAVDRYAIGIGFQLALTCDWRVGTERCQFIMPELKHGIACSLGSYMLEKSFGRLAMTELIYGGEPVDAPTARRMSLLNELSSVPELLATARAAAARLAGYPQLPLRRTKRFANTRFSEGLREIASQSVAIHSEAFAHKTAQAHFKAVLGAKYAAGASPASGTAAQEAPASLETKHADGASLNGHT, from the coding sequence ATGGAGAGCATTCTGCGCGAAGAGTTGGACCAGGGCGTCCTGGTCCTTACCTTTCATAGCGCTGGCCCGCACAACCCTGTCAGTCGCGCCCTCGAGCGCGCGATCATCGCCGCGTGCAAGCGGGCCGAGGAGGACGAGTCCGTCCACGCCGTGGTCCTCTGGGGGGGGCCGGAGCGGTCCTTCAGCGCGGGGGGAGACTTCAACGAGGTGAAGAACCTCGCTGGAGGCCCCGAGGTCAAAGCGTGGATCGAGGGCACGCTGGAGCTCTACCGCTCCATCCTGGACCTCACCAAGCCCACCGTCGCGGCGGTGGATCGCTACGCCATCGGCATCGGCTTCCAGCTGGCGCTCACCTGTGACTGGCGGGTGGGCACCGAGCGGTGCCAGTTCATCATGCCGGAGCTGAAGCACGGCATCGCCTGCTCGCTGGGCAGCTACATGCTGGAGAAGAGCTTCGGACGGCTGGCGATGACCGAGCTCATCTATGGCGGTGAGCCGGTGGATGCCCCCACCGCGCGCCGGATGAGCCTCCTCAATGAGCTCAGCTCCGTTCCGGAGCTCCTCGCTACGGCCCGTGCGGCCGCCGCGCGGCTGGCGGGCTATCCGCAGCTTCCGCTCCGAAGGACCAAGCGCTTCGCCAACACGCGCTTCAGCGAGGGGCTGCGCGAGATCGCCAGTCAGTCGGTCGCCATCCACTCGGAGGCCTTTGCCCACAAGACGGCGCAGGCGCACTTCAAGGCGGTGCTCGGCGCGAAGTACGCGGCGGGGGCTTCTCCCGCCTCCGGTACGGCCGCCCAGGAAGCACCCGCCTCCCTGGAAACGAAGCACGCCGATGGAGCTTCCTTGAATGGCCACACCTGA
- a CDS encoding aldehyde dehydrogenase family protein — translation MATPEHSGLSHGPSELRLPFKVGARTRFSHSSRVVNGIGDLRLHLSQAPRLAQVQMVERSRQAFEHLRKLPDEEWLALLREVGRLLDEESLPIGDTPVDPETHVDLVTRVTGVPTVRVRSALKSLVTDLQRMETILSTQSPDGTAAVFRTGRSERAEHAWTLAPQGEQLAVRVPANSPAINITWLIAFALRRPVLLAASAWEPFTPLRLIEAIYRAGAPDGAASLAFGDLLPFMEMADQVLWAGDVADQLLSRGRRLKTYHQGRSKAVVVGELTPERVDALTRMALSGAGRLCTNLSGLLVVGDAERAGLMLAESLAKLPILPLTHPHAVVPAFPNPAMARAIDAEIRAAEARGAIDLSARCTAQERLVTVDGVSFLRPTVLLVDGEDRFFGAELPFPFVTVARARADELPARCRNSLIISTFNADRELVRRLAQEPSVDKVFQDDFASRGYDSTDPHEGFMSEFLFLKKAIWPCPAEV, via the coding sequence ATGGCCACACCTGAGCACAGCGGCCTGTCGCACGGACCGAGCGAGCTGCGGCTTCCCTTCAAGGTGGGGGCTCGCACCCGCTTCAGCCATTCCAGCCGGGTGGTGAATGGCATTGGGGATCTCCGGCTCCACCTCTCCCAGGCGCCACGGCTGGCCCAGGTCCAGATGGTGGAGCGGTCCCGTCAGGCGTTCGAGCACCTGCGGAAGCTCCCGGATGAGGAGTGGTTGGCACTGCTGCGGGAGGTCGGGCGGCTCCTCGACGAGGAGTCCCTGCCCATCGGAGACACTCCCGTGGACCCGGAGACGCATGTGGATCTCGTGACGCGCGTGACGGGCGTTCCCACGGTCCGGGTCCGGAGCGCGCTCAAGTCCCTGGTGACCGACCTCCAGCGGATGGAGACCATCCTCTCCACGCAGTCGCCGGATGGGACGGCCGCGGTGTTCCGGACTGGCAGGAGCGAACGGGCGGAGCACGCCTGGACGCTCGCGCCCCAGGGAGAGCAGCTGGCCGTGCGCGTCCCGGCCAACTCCCCGGCCATCAACATCACCTGGCTCATCGCCTTCGCCCTGCGGCGTCCTGTTCTCCTCGCCGCGTCCGCCTGGGAGCCCTTCACGCCGCTGCGCCTGATCGAAGCCATCTACAGGGCGGGCGCTCCGGATGGCGCGGCGTCCCTCGCCTTCGGCGACCTGCTGCCCTTCATGGAGATGGCCGACCAGGTGCTCTGGGCCGGTGACGTGGCTGATCAGCTCTTGTCTCGCGGCCGTCGACTGAAGACCTACCACCAGGGGCGCAGCAAGGCCGTGGTCGTGGGCGAGTTGACGCCCGAGCGGGTGGATGCGCTCACCCGCATGGCCCTCAGCGGCGCGGGCAGGCTGTGTACCAACCTGAGCGGTCTGCTGGTGGTGGGAGATGCCGAGCGCGCGGGCCTGATGCTGGCGGAATCGCTGGCGAAGCTTCCCATCCTTCCTCTCACCCATCCCCACGCGGTCGTCCCTGCCTTCCCCAACCCCGCGATGGCCCGGGCCATCGACGCGGAGATTCGTGCCGCCGAGGCGCGGGGCGCCATCGACCTCAGCGCGCGCTGCACCGCGCAGGAGCGGCTCGTGACCGTGGACGGCGTGAGCTTCCTGCGGCCCACGGTGCTGCTGGTGGACGGGGAGGACCGCTTCTTCGGTGCGGAGCTTCCCTTCCCGTTCGTGACGGTGGCACGGGCCCGCGCGGACGAACTCCCGGCGCGCTGCCGCAACTCCCTGATCATCTCCACCTTCAACGCGGACCGCGAGCTCGTGCGACGGCTGGCCCAGGAGCCGAGCGTCGACAAGGTCTTCCAGGATGACTTCGCCTCCCGGGGCTACGACTCCACCGACCCGCACGAAGGCTTCATGTCCGAGTTCCTCTTTCTCAAGAAGGCCATCTGGCCTTGTCCCGCCGAGGTTTGA
- a CDS encoding B12-binding domain-containing radical SAM protein has protein sequence MKVLLVWPRSESVVLSDELSCCEPLPLEYLAGALKGRHEVEIHDCRLDPPLEQRAREGAAYDVVGVAVPFTCSARAAVQTAREVKRLWPRALLVLGGHHPTVSNEWFADCPADYVILGEGGDALRGLSDALEQGTPLSDVANLVPFERFLKDGPPPVGATAKDVKHLAKPDRSLLTRHAQRYFHSYYRPTALIRFSAGCPYRCDFCILWKLTAGRYFTKAVDGVLEELSEISSENIYVVDDEAFIVAKRMHELADAIATAGFRKKFHMYIRADTAVRNPALMEKWRGAGLDSVLIGAESLEEDELDAYKKGAGASETVQAMRLFHSLGVKVRANFIVRPDFERKDFARVAAQVKTLGVDLPSFSVLTPLPGTNLYERVRSEFFVDGPELYDCYHTLLRTKLPLEEFYSAFADLIQGTAARTDVPGASQAPVFYYSTGSAFTRMIQAVRDGHKLGEPVSGTPHLPPAAPASYPLPVVS, from the coding sequence ATGAAAGTTCTTCTGGTCTGGCCTCGAAGCGAGTCGGTGGTGTTGAGCGACGAGCTGAGCTGCTGCGAGCCCCTTCCCCTGGAGTACCTCGCGGGAGCCCTCAAGGGACGCCACGAGGTGGAGATCCACGATTGCCGCCTCGATCCTCCGCTCGAGCAGCGCGCTCGAGAGGGCGCGGCCTATGACGTGGTGGGAGTGGCGGTTCCCTTCACGTGCTCGGCCCGTGCGGCGGTGCAGACCGCCCGTGAGGTGAAGCGACTGTGGCCTCGCGCGCTGCTGGTGCTGGGCGGCCACCACCCGACGGTCTCCAATGAGTGGTTCGCCGACTGCCCCGCCGACTACGTCATCCTCGGGGAGGGCGGAGATGCGCTCCGCGGCCTCTCCGATGCGCTGGAGCAGGGCACCCCCCTGAGCGACGTGGCCAACCTCGTGCCCTTCGAGCGGTTCCTCAAGGACGGACCACCGCCCGTGGGGGCGACGGCCAAGGATGTGAAGCACCTCGCGAAGCCGGACCGGAGCCTGCTCACCCGCCACGCCCAGCGGTACTTCCATTCCTATTACCGTCCCACCGCTCTCATCCGTTTCTCCGCGGGGTGCCCGTACCGCTGTGACTTCTGCATCCTGTGGAAGCTCACCGCCGGGCGCTATTTCACCAAGGCCGTCGACGGCGTCCTGGAGGAGCTCTCCGAGATCTCCTCCGAGAACATCTACGTCGTGGATGATGAGGCGTTCATCGTCGCCAAACGCATGCATGAGCTGGCGGACGCCATCGCCACGGCGGGTTTCCGGAAGAAGTTCCACATGTACATCCGGGCCGACACCGCGGTGCGGAACCCCGCGCTGATGGAGAAGTGGCGCGGCGCGGGGCTGGACTCGGTGCTCATCGGGGCCGAGTCGCTGGAGGAGGACGAGCTCGATGCGTACAAGAAGGGCGCTGGGGCCTCGGAGACGGTGCAGGCCATGCGGCTCTTCCACTCCCTCGGGGTGAAGGTGCGCGCGAACTTCATCGTGCGTCCGGACTTCGAGCGGAAGGACTTCGCCCGGGTGGCGGCCCAGGTGAAGACGCTCGGCGTGGACCTGCCCAGCTTCTCCGTGCTCACCCCACTGCCCGGCACCAACCTCTACGAGCGCGTCCGCTCCGAGTTCTTCGTGGACGGTCCGGAGCTCTACGACTGCTACCACACGCTGCTCCGGACGAAGCTGCCCCTGGAGGAGTTCTACAGCGCCTTCGCCGACCTGATTCAGGGCACGGCCGCGCGCACCGACGTCCCCGGCGCCAGTCAGGCCCCCGTCTTCTATTACTCCACCGGCTCCGCCTTCACTCGGATGATCCAAGCAGTCCGAGATGGCCACAAGCTGGGGGAGCCCGTCTCCGGGACTCCGCACCTGCCACCCGCCGCTCCGGCGAGCTACCCGCTCCCGGTCGTGAGCTGA
- a CDS encoding NRDE family protein: MCTAIFVFRPGEAWPLLCCGTRDEVRTRPWRPPGAWWPAQSPRVVGGLDEQAGGTWLAVDPRSARAAVVLNRSEPTGAEASLSRGRLPLWAVSQPDFSLSTAEAELFPPFNLLLMSPTRCSWWRWDGTGLRSRSLGPGTYILTSADLNDTEASPRHRRWLPRFVEAELPEPSREDFLGAWGGWPELLADPHSPFDDWTALNVKGFSHLPGYGTSSAALVALSAQGTARYDFCQGPPHSGTWRRVL, from the coding sequence ATGTGCACGGCAATCTTCGTGTTTCGTCCAGGGGAGGCCTGGCCTCTCCTGTGTTGTGGCACCCGGGATGAGGTACGCACCCGCCCCTGGCGTCCTCCCGGGGCGTGGTGGCCCGCACAGTCCCCTCGCGTTGTCGGAGGACTGGATGAGCAGGCGGGAGGTACCTGGCTGGCGGTGGACCCCCGCTCGGCCCGGGCCGCCGTCGTGTTGAACCGGTCGGAGCCGACCGGGGCAGAAGCCTCCCTCAGTCGGGGCAGGCTCCCACTCTGGGCTGTCTCCCAGCCAGACTTCAGCCTCTCCACGGCGGAGGCGGAGCTGTTCCCGCCTTTCAACCTCCTGCTCATGAGCCCGACGCGCTGCTCCTGGTGGAGGTGGGACGGCACCGGGCTTCGCTCACGGAGTCTGGGCCCGGGCACGTACATCCTGACGTCCGCGGACCTCAACGACACGGAGGCCAGCCCGCGGCATCGAAGGTGGCTTCCCCGCTTTGTCGAGGCGGAGCTGCCAGAGCCCTCGCGGGAGGACTTCCTGGGGGCGTGGGGCGGCTGGCCGGAGCTTCTCGCCGACCCACACTCACCGTTCGACGACTGGACCGCGCTGAACGTCAAAGGCTTCTCGCACCTCCCAGGGTACGGGACGTCCTCCGCGGCGCTGGTCGCCCTGTCCGCCCAGGGGACTGCCCGATATGACTTCTGCCAGGGCCCTCCCCACTCTGGCACGTGGCGGCGCGTCCTGTGA
- a CDS encoding NUDIX hydrolase: MSNETCELRGLLERELQSRPRRSLEIAGFRRAAVLVPLRCEGGALRTTLIVRAARAPTHAGDVAFPGGLVAPGDQTSVDTALREAEEEVHLARASVKVLGLLDDTPSGAGFIITPVVGWVLGDAHLGHDGWEVSESLDVSVQELSAPERLTRAGVRQIGGQRYAALEYRLERHRIWGATARVVQQLLEILERAATSQGGACEAEGLHHHLQE; encoded by the coding sequence GTGAGCAATGAGACGTGCGAGCTCCGAGGCCTCCTCGAGCGTGAGCTCCAGTCGAGGCCCAGGCGCTCGCTGGAGATTGCCGGCTTCCGGCGTGCGGCGGTCCTCGTCCCTCTCAGATGCGAGGGCGGAGCGCTGCGGACGACGCTGATCGTTCGTGCGGCGCGTGCGCCCACGCATGCAGGGGATGTGGCCTTTCCTGGGGGATTGGTCGCGCCGGGTGACCAGACCTCGGTGGACACCGCCTTGAGGGAGGCCGAGGAAGAGGTTCACCTCGCGCGCGCGTCGGTCAAGGTGCTCGGCCTGCTCGACGACACCCCAAGTGGCGCGGGCTTCATCATCACCCCGGTGGTCGGATGGGTGCTCGGGGATGCACACCTCGGACACGATGGCTGGGAGGTGTCCGAGTCCCTCGACGTCTCGGTCCAGGAACTCTCGGCGCCGGAGCGACTGACGCGAGCCGGAGTGCGCCAGATTGGCGGACAGCGCTACGCTGCGCTCGAGTATCGCCTGGAGCGGCACCGCATCTGGGGAGCCACTGCCCGGGTGGTGCAACAGCTGCTGGAGATCCTGGAGCGCGCGGCGACGTCGCAGGGAGGGGCATGTGAAGCAGAAGGCCTGCATCATCATCTACAGGAATGA
- a CDS encoding ATP-grasp domain-containing protein, translated as MKQKACIIIYRNDNAYHRSNLAGFMRAIREAGALGICLAPQGVTFADGEVDLSRSYRSGGTLLLAPGSSDVPELRREVGFLCESFEVLRIFPCVEDDVFTAALCRRDFQVPGLLPEDAIHFRDKNVMARRAEELGVRVAGWGLPLTLQTIQDFIRDNGFPIIIKPFDGLAGRDTYKVSSEAALERVWTAVRDTRHDYRVEKFVVGSQYHVDMLFREGEPVFQAVCRYTHNVLEYQSNKPLGSVLRMDLSHAPESDMVRDCCTLVRGFGLGTGVIHAEFFLPEDGQPVFGEVAARLPGGYIVPLYAEAFGVHLAYEWARAELEPAYSLVPPRRRPMAAEFITTSKRGKLVQVAAPVEPQVASHIAEVKFTRKLGDVITDPRFVAHDTLGYFLVRGDSEEDAFHALSRVREHFTIELEPTRG; from the coding sequence GTGAAGCAGAAGGCCTGCATCATCATCTACAGGAATGACAATGCCTATCACCGCTCGAACCTCGCGGGGTTCATGCGTGCCATCCGGGAGGCAGGTGCCCTGGGCATCTGCCTGGCTCCACAAGGCGTGACCTTCGCCGATGGAGAAGTGGACCTGAGCCGCTCGTACCGCAGTGGTGGCACGCTGCTACTCGCGCCAGGCTCATCGGACGTGCCGGAACTCCGGCGGGAGGTGGGGTTTCTCTGCGAGAGCTTCGAGGTCCTGCGGATCTTCCCGTGTGTGGAGGATGACGTCTTCACCGCCGCGCTCTGCAGGAGGGACTTCCAGGTTCCGGGGCTGCTTCCCGAGGACGCCATCCACTTCCGCGACAAGAACGTGATGGCGCGCCGGGCGGAGGAGCTTGGCGTCCGGGTAGCGGGGTGGGGACTGCCCCTCACACTTCAGACGATCCAGGACTTCATCCGCGACAACGGATTCCCGATCATCATCAAGCCCTTCGATGGACTGGCCGGGCGTGACACCTACAAGGTCTCGTCCGAAGCAGCGCTGGAGCGGGTCTGGACGGCGGTGCGGGACACGCGGCACGACTACCGCGTCGAGAAGTTCGTCGTGGGCTCGCAGTACCACGTCGACATGCTGTTCCGAGAGGGCGAGCCCGTCTTCCAGGCGGTCTGTCGCTACACACATAACGTCCTGGAGTACCAGTCCAACAAACCTCTCGGGAGCGTGCTCCGGATGGACCTCTCCCATGCACCCGAGTCGGACATGGTGCGCGACTGCTGTACCCTGGTGCGCGGGTTTGGCCTTGGAACAGGCGTCATCCATGCGGAGTTTTTCCTGCCCGAGGACGGGCAGCCCGTTTTCGGGGAGGTCGCTGCCCGACTGCCGGGGGGCTACATCGTTCCCCTCTATGCCGAGGCCTTCGGCGTACACCTGGCCTACGAGTGGGCGCGTGCGGAGTTGGAGCCCGCCTACTCGCTGGTGCCTCCCAGGAGGCGTCCCATGGCAGCGGAGTTCATCACGACGTCGAAGCGGGGCAAGCTCGTGCAGGTCGCGGCCCCCGTGGAGCCGCAGGTGGCCAGCCACATCGCCGAGGTGAAGTTCACCCGAAAGCTCGGCGATGTCATCACCGATCCCCGCTTCGTCGCCCACGACACCCTGGGGTACTTCCTCGTCAGGGGTGACTCGGAGGAGGACGCCTTCCACGCGCTCTCCAGGGTCCGGGAGCACTTCACGATCGAGCTGGAGCCCACCCGGGGCTGA
- a CDS encoding lysophospholipid acyltransferase family protein: MVAALVTAGLMTVSSVAYPFSKQGAYHLRKVWGRALLRIFGVRLRVEDRNRGAYERPPYLFVLMNQTSLLEAISISAVAPVPMNAFLNIEFGLIPFLGWGVWLQGGVMVVRQWAAQAKRAAHKANQLLQRGNSFAISIEGRRSPTGALLPYKKGPVIMALTTGARIVPLYMVDARRLWPYGEWRVRPGELTAVLGTPVSLEGRALEERDIIVAELEALARAELSRQGYSGVAPPHPEGR, from the coding sequence ATGGTGGCCGCGCTCGTCACTGCTGGACTGATGACCGTCTCGAGCGTGGCGTACCCGTTCAGCAAGCAGGGTGCGTACCATCTGAGGAAGGTTTGGGGGCGAGCCCTGTTGCGGATCTTCGGGGTACGCCTGCGGGTGGAGGATCGGAACAGGGGAGCTTACGAGCGACCGCCGTACCTGTTCGTGTTGATGAACCAGACGAGTCTGTTGGAAGCGATCTCGATCTCCGCGGTTGCCCCGGTCCCGATGAACGCCTTCCTCAACATCGAGTTCGGGCTGATCCCGTTCCTGGGCTGGGGAGTATGGCTGCAGGGTGGGGTCATGGTGGTGCGCCAATGGGCGGCTCAGGCGAAGCGCGCGGCTCACAAGGCCAATCAACTGCTCCAGCGGGGAAACAGCTTTGCCATCTCCATCGAGGGGCGGAGGAGCCCGACCGGCGCGCTGCTCCCCTACAAGAAGGGCCCCGTGATCATGGCGCTGACCACGGGCGCGCGGATCGTCCCCTTGTACATGGTGGACGCGCGCCGGTTGTGGCCCTACGGCGAGTGGCGCGTGCGCCCGGGGGAGTTGACCGCCGTGCTCGGCACGCCCGTGTCGCTCGAGGGCCGCGCTCTTGAAGAGCGGGACATCATCGTTGCCGAGTTGGAGGCTCTGGCACGCGCGGAACTCTCGCGCCAGGGCTACAGCGGCGTGGCGCCTCCGCACCCAGAGGGGAGGTGA
- a CDS encoding alpha/beta hydrolase has product MAPEYRFWVDGRIPVLKVHHEPRPSPAVIVLHGLRSKADDQRYDLDLLANAGLTAVGIDAPHHGARWDGWVERMADWGPSAYHENILRLVLEAAPDVSRVIDHLKDEGHGPIGVVGVSLGAYTALTVATWDPRVEATVSMLGSPDWAPRDAPMTHEIYQLMQQAPVHRPADCARNPLLLMNAGRDNLVSPHGSREFARRAWDNHPWLGRYVEYVEYPESDHFVRSEDWSDMWSRAQGFLRWHLRA; this is encoded by the coding sequence ATGGCTCCCGAATATCGCTTCTGGGTGGATGGGCGGATTCCCGTGCTCAAGGTGCATCACGAGCCCCGCCCATCCCCGGCGGTCATCGTTCTGCACGGACTCCGCTCCAAGGCGGATGACCAGCGCTACGATCTGGATCTGCTCGCCAACGCGGGGTTGACCGCCGTGGGCATCGACGCCCCGCATCACGGCGCACGGTGGGACGGGTGGGTGGAACGGATGGCCGACTGGGGCCCGTCGGCGTACCACGAGAACATTCTGCGCCTCGTCCTCGAAGCGGCACCGGATGTGAGCCGTGTCATCGATCATCTGAAGGACGAGGGCCACGGCCCCATCGGGGTCGTCGGTGTCTCCCTGGGTGCGTACACCGCGCTGACCGTGGCGACGTGGGACCCGCGGGTGGAGGCCACGGTCTCCATGCTGGGCTCTCCGGACTGGGCGCCTCGCGACGCGCCCATGACGCACGAAATCTACCAGCTCATGCAGCAGGCGCCGGTGCATCGCCCGGCGGACTGCGCGCGCAACCCGCTGCTGCTGATGAATGCGGGGCGGGACAACCTGGTGTCGCCCCACGGGTCTCGCGAGTTCGCGCGGAGAGCTTGGGACAACCACCCCTGGCTTGGCCGCTACGTCGAATATGTCGAGTACCCCGAGTCGGACCACTTCGTCCGCTCGGAGGACTGGTCGGACATGTGGAGCCGCGCACAGGGCTTTCTGCGCTGGCACCTTCGCGCCTGA